The segment ATGCTgaagagaaaactaaaattcTCAACACAAAGGCGGAAACACtacatatatgcaaaaaatgtctgtttttgtaaTCTTTTAAGTGAATGTTCCAAGCTGTGGCAGAATATAAGTTAACGTGACTGAGAGAGCTCTAAACTTCGGGAATTGGGCTTTCTCTGCGGGGCTAGGGATGGCGGGGACAGAAAGCGGCCCTCTCAGCTTCTTCTTCGGGAAAGGGCAGGCCTTTCCCGGGGGAGCAGGCGGCCGGCGCTCACCACTCACCTGTACAGGTCATAGCCCGCAGCCCGCGCAGACCCCTTGGTTGGGGCAGTGGCGTGCTCTGAGAGCCGGACAAAGCGGAGCCGTAAGCCGCCCTCGTCCGCAGGGCGTGGCCGCTTGCTGGGGGAGATGGCAGGGGCCTCTTCAGAGCAAGGCATGGTAGAGAAGAGTACAGGTGAGGAAGAGagcacaggaaaggaaagggcGCAAAATGAGCCCAGGCCGCTGAGCACACACTACACAAATTCTAAATTTCCCGCCAGTAgctcccgccccgccccctcctcctgGACGAGCCCACAGTTTGGCTCCGAGGGAAGGCGGGATTCAAATTTGGGGCTGGAAACCCTTCTCCGAAAGCAGATTTGGGATCGGAAACTACTGAGCATTTTTACGCTTTCCAATCTCAGCGCACGGGTCCCAAGTAGGGGGGTAACACCGATGGTCTCCCCCATACACTATAGAAAGACCACCCCTCATCCCCACGGGGGGAACCCAAATGGACTCGCGCCTGCGCCGCGGGGGGCCTGCGCGCCCTCCTACTTCCCTTGCCCGCCTAAGCCCGGTTGGCTAATCCGCGGGCCTCCTCCCAGGCCCCGCGGCGGGGGCGGGGACTGCCGGccgccttccctcctccccacgaTTTAGGAAATTTAGGCCCCGATTTAGGAAATGTAGGCCCCGATTTAGGAAATTTAGGCCCCGACTTTACTAGCGCCGCGACATCCTCGGGTTAGGCTGCGAGCGCTGGCCAGCGGAGGGAGCGTCCCCAGCTGCGCTGCTCCCGGCGGGGTGGGGCCGAGGGGCGGGTCTGGCTGGAAGAGTCCCGCCATCTCGGCTTTTGGCCTTGCGCTGCGCGCGTCTTTACACCCTGAGCGGAGCAAAGACAGGAAATGGTAGCAGCTCGCAGGGCGAGGGCAGAGGGGCGTCATTTGCCCCGAGCTTTAGGCGCTTGTTGGTTATCCGCTCCTGCTGGCGCGCGCCTGGTCGGCACCCTAGAGACGCGCGTCCCAGTAAAGTGACCTCGGAAGCAGTAATCGCTGCCTTCCGACGAGGGGCGCGTGGAGGCGGCGCATTGGCAGCCCTCCGGCTGGCGCAGGAACAGCCTGGGCCTACAGGAACACCGAACGTTTTGTGTCTGGAATCTGGCTGTCACCGCGGGCcgcctctgcctccctccttctattctcttttttttttttctggccccCTTTTCTGAGACTATCTGCGATGCCCAGTGCCCCGGCCCTGCCCATCTGCTGACTTACCTGGGGCGGAGCCGCCCGTGGCCATGACTCCCCAGGTTCAAATTTCAGGAGGCCCAAAAGCAGCAGAACCGCATCACAATGCGCTCATTGCTGCGCCTTAGGCTGTAAGCAAGACTGCAGATTCGATTTCACTGAGCGTGCACGACGGAGTATAGTTACTCTTAAAAGAGGGCGGGGGAGCAAGGTTTTAAGGATTACAGCAAAGACAACTCGGATGAAATCCTAGAACTGTTTTGGATGACCCCACAGCAGCACAGAGGGGGACCCCCTGGCTATGATTCAAAGATCCTGGGCCATGCTGGTGTAACTTAAAGTGAGGATGAGCAAGTCACTTTCTATATAATTGTAAATTGATATTTCTAGGATATAAGTATATCCGGTTATCTCCGGAACTcgctcaaaaatctgaaaaccaaatTGTAATGCACTTTGTCAAAATAGATACAAGCTGTAGTGAGGCAgtttaagaaaaatgacaaataatgtgCCTTTCTTTACAGGCCCCaccatttcaattttctttacaAGCTCCTCTTATTCAATGTTGGAATTCCTCTGGATGATGTTATGGATTATAGTGTTTAGACTCTCTTCCCCGTGCCTTTAAACATGACCTGTACCCTGTGGACTCCCCAAATTTATACCTACAGCAACACGATCTAGGCCCTTCTGCTTTTCCAATCTCATCTAGAGCCATCAACCCTCTCTCATCTCTGGTGCTTCTGGCTACAgtgattaaaaattaaaggagtGAACAGAAAGGTCAAGACTTTGAGAAGTGATCACATACAGGGGCACAATGGAATAGGCAATGAGGTCTCTGTCATGCATTcatataaaaagcatttatcaGTTT is part of the Rhinolophus sinicus isolate RSC01 linkage group LG03, ASM3656204v1, whole genome shotgun sequence genome and harbors:
- the DUT gene encoding deoxyuridine 5'-triphosphate nucleotidohydrolase, mitochondrial isoform X1 → MTPLCPRPASCYHFLSLLRSGCKDARSARPKAEMAGLFQPDPPLGPTPPGAAQLGTLPPLASARSLTRGCRGAKAPAISPSKRPRPADEGGLRLRFVRLSEHATAPTKGSARAAGYDLYSAYDYTVPPMEKILVKTDIQIALPSGCYGRVAPRSGLAAKHFIDVGAGVIDEDYRGNIGVVLFNFGKEKFEVKKGDRIAQLICERIFYPEIEEVQVLDDTKRGSGGFGSTGKN